A section of the Triticum dicoccoides isolate Atlit2015 ecotype Zavitan chromosome 7A, WEW_v2.0, whole genome shotgun sequence genome encodes:
- the LOC119331651 gene encoding uncharacterized protein LOC119331651 isoform X1 encodes MAMACRGGLAAAGDTGSPGARLAAAGEEEAGAGKVKLLCSYGGRIAPRSGDGALRYVGGQMRLISVPRAASFGDLVRKVEAVDESAAAGPAGGGGMLVKYQLPGEDLDSLVSVSCAEDYDNMLEEYEKLAAAAPDGSAKLRVFLFPASGAEPSASGSGSHLPAAAAVDEAGQRYIDAINCVSADAVRRRESVASGGSSEASEPAGLAEGMSPRAVPPPSVPPEYLYSAGSHTNHATSPFPQSLGFCAVAASAPAMGIPAHNPVLLRPEPQPLQPHQVASYAPPHQPAPVASYAQHQQPAQQVASYAPPLQPQVASSYAPPPPQPQVASYAPPQQLPQVTAYTSQMPQSYIEPQQIQYVNAQQFGLHGVSQSANLMHAHMSQYVPSTLGTNSMATTGAQIGALRPVSAGTERVLENLHFSRPMQTPVDPNCRVLQPLSELPPLPHTTLQASDAQRYGVQTVLTSTASSPVITSSRAFPVVVSSATVPTLRYDDCTMCQKILPHAHSDNMIQEQGNPGAVNYPDASPVFYSIHQENATKQQVPAAIPVSPANCIAEPRAESTAGMAQFDPKLSARHPAVQAAPSQDAGTLVQPTMVTVPVSSIPTSNGVFVGQPPHTLAEDFLMYQRQQQHPYSMQTTQVLANGVSSNPQGIDAFKNSNHPVAEPIGEYAHDVPHDYVRAIDARMQGIQLGPIAPPESIVQGNSAIPHGAVGDGIVEKPPVIIDGSPIYKSQAGGYHMGTSNAFPVPSFILEDNVVRHTEQPPPSRNVGANNVYPEIVQQPSMLLKNNLGLPIEHPVPSERFLLRPAYSGVQSPAGPPAHHPGEMLNGMVSAPYNVSSQVVLQAAASTDCVEATHEPAYTESLFSNQDPWKAIGNASAVPPTSNMLAKEHVLSGDPYVDGHIPAITSSNAAMLLEEGNLPLIHDPTFKDIYPEPAQISKGYGEEIVKRQLQAVAEGVAASVLQSPFPEKPTEFSGDHKDLPGDVVDPKNEDAPSKQSDKTSQGVPVLDDIDNLQIIKNSDLEELRELGSGTFGTVYHGKWRGSDVAIKRISDRCFVGKPSEEQRMKTDFWNEACKLSSLHHPNVVAFYGVVLDGPGGSVATVTEYMANGSLRQALQRHENRIFDRRRRLLIVMDVAFGMEYLHGRNIVHFDLKSDNLLVNLRDPQRPICKVGDLGLSKVKCQTLISGGVRGTLPWMAPELLNGSSNLVSEKVDVFSFGIVMWELLTGEEPYADLHYGAIIGGIVNNTLRPLVPESCDPQWRSLMEQCWLAEPMERPSFTEVVKRLRAMATSPTKAPPQK; translated from the exons ATGGCGATGGCGTGCAGGGGCGGCCTGGCGGCGGCGGGGGACACGGGGAGCCCGGGCGCGCGtctggcggcggcgggggaggaggaggcgggggcGGGGAAGGTGAAGCTGCTGTGCAGCTACGGGGGGCGGATCGCGCCGAGGTCGGGGGACGGGGCGCTGCGCTACGTGGGCGGCCAGATGCGCCTCATCTCCGTGCCCCGCGCCGCCTCCTTCGGGGACCTCGTGCGCAAGGTCGAGGCCGTCGAcgagtccgccgccgccggacccgccggCGGCGGGGGGATGCTCGTCAAGTACCAGCTCCCCGGGGAGGACCTGGACTCGCTCGTCTCGGTGTCCTGCGCCGAGGACTACGACAACATGCTGGAGGAGTACGAGAAGCtggccgccgccgcgcccgacGGCTCCGCCAAGCTGCGGGTCTTCCTCTTCCCGGCCTCCGGGGCCGAGCCGTCCGCCTCCGGCTCCGGCTCgcacctccccgccgccgccgccgtcgacgaggCCGGGCAGCGCTACATCGACGCCATCAACTGCGTCTCCGCGGACGCCGTCCGCCGCAGGGAGAGCGTCGCCAGCGGCGGCTCCTCCGAGGCCTCCGAGCCCGCCGGCCTCGCCGAAGGTATGTCGCCGCGGGCCGTGCCGCCCCCTTCCGTCCCGCCTGAATATTTGTATTCGGCCGGGAGCCACACCAACCATGCTACTAGTCCCTTTCCCCAGTCACTAGGATTTTGTGCTGTCGCCGCGTCAGCTCCGGCAATGGGCATTCCGGCACACAACCCCGTGTTGCTTAGGCCGGAGCCACAAccgctgcagcctcatcaggtcGCCTCCTATGCGCCGCCGCATCAACCGGCTCCAGTTGCCTCTTATGCACAGCATCAGCAGCCGGCTCAACAGGTTGCCTCTTACGCGCCGCCACTGCAGCCTCAGGTTGCCTCCTCttatgcgccgccgccgccgcagcctcaAGTTGCTTCTTATGCGCCGCCGCAGCAGCTGCCTCAGGTTACTGCTTATACTTCGCAAATGCCACAATCATACATAGAGCCTCAACAAATCCAGTACGTCAATGCACAGCAATTTGGTCTGCATGGTGTATCTCAATCCGCTAATCTGATGCATGCGCACATGAGCCAGTATGTGCCCAGTACTCTGGGAACAAACTCCATGGCGACCACGGGTGCCCAAATTGGTGCTTTGAGGCCTGTTTCTGCAGGTACAGAACGTGTTCTGGAGAATCTTCATTTCTCACGGCCAATGCAAACTCCAGTTGATCCGAATTGCAGGGTGCTGCAGCCACTTTCAGAGCTTCCTCCTCTGCCTCATACGACTTTGCAGGCAAGTGATGCTCAGAGGTATGGCGTCCAGACGGTACTCACAAGCACAGCAAGCTCACCAGTGATAACGAGCTCAAGGGCATTCCCagtggtggtgagctcggctaccgTGCCAACACTGAGGTACGATGATTGCACGATGTGCCAGAAAATACTGCCGCATGCCCATTCGGATAACATGATACAGGAACAGGGAAATCCTGGCGCAGTGAATTATCCTGATGCTAGTCCAGTGTTTTACAGCATCCATcaagagaatgcaaccaaacaacaGGTTCCAGCTGCAATTCCAGTATCACCTGCTAATTGCATAGCAGAACCAAGAGCCGAGAGCACAGCAGGGATGGCCCAGTTTGATCCAAAACTTTCTGCTAGACATCCTGCAGTTCAAGCAGCACCATCTCAAGATGCAGGAACGTTGGTTCAACCAACCATGGTTACTGTACCTGTTTCCAGTATACCTACTTCAAATGGAGTTTTTGTAGGGCAGCCTCCACACACGCTTGCTGAAGATTTTCTCATGTATCAACGTCAGCAGCAACACCCTTACAGTATGCAAACAACTCAAGTCCTGGCAAATGGAGTCAGTAGCAATCCACAAGGGATTGATGCATTTAAGAATTCAAATCATCCAGTAGCAGAACCAATTGGAGAATATGCCCATGATGTTCCTCATGATTATGTCAGAGCTATCGATGCTCGGATGCAAGGAATTCAGTTAGGTCCTATTGCTCCTCCAGAATCTATTGTGCAAGGGAACTCGGCTATTCCCCATGGTGCTGTTGGCGATGGGATAGTTGAGAAGCCACCTGTTATTATTGATGGCAGTCCCATATACAAATCTCAAGCTGGAGGTTATCACATGGGCACTAGCAATGCTTTTCCTGTTCCTTCTTTTATCCTAGAGGACAATGTTGTGAGACATACTGAACAGCCACCTCCCTCTCGAAATGTTGGTGCCAACAATGTCTATCCTGAGATTGTCCAGCAGCCAAGTATGTTACTCAAGAACAACCTTGGTTTGCCCATTGAACATCCTGTTCCGAGCGAAAGATTTCTTTTGAGGCCTGCTTACTCTGGTGTTCAGTCTCCTGCTGGACCTCCTGCACATCATCCCGGGGAAATGCTGAATGGCATGGTTTCCGCTCCCTATAATGTTAGTAGTCAAGTTGTATTGCAGGCTGCTGCTAGTACTGATTGTGTCGAAGCTACACATGAACCAGCTTACACAGAATCTCTTTTCTCAAACCAGGATCCTTGGAAAGCAATTGGAAATGCTTCGGCAGTACCTCCAACATCAAACATGTTGGCTAAGGAACATGTTCTTTCTGGAGATCCATATGTGGATGGCCATATTCCTGCAATTACAAGTTCGAATGCTGCTATGCTATTAGAAGAAGGCAATCTTCCACTCATTCATGACCCTACTTTCAAGGATATATACCCAGAACCTGCTCAAATAAGCAAAG GATATGGAGAAGAAATTGTCAAACGGCAATTACAAGCTGTCGCGGAAGGTGTGGCAGCATCTGTTCTGCAGTCACCATTTCCTGAAAAACCAACTGAATTTTCTGGGGATCACAAAGATTTGCCTGGAGATGTAGTTGATCCAAAAAATGAG GATGCGCCGAGCAAACAGTCAGACAAAACAAGCCAAGGAGTTCCAGTTCTAGATGACATCGATAACCTTCAG ATAATAAAGAACAGTGATCTTGAAGAATTGCGTGAACTAGGTTCTGGAACCTTTGGTACTGTTTACCATGGAAAATGGAGAGGTTCTGATGTCGCTATAAAAAGGATAAGCGATCGATGTTTTGTTGGGAAACCTTCTGAGGAACAGCGCATG AAAACCGATTTCTGGAATGAAGCTTGCAAGCTTTCATCGTTGCACCATCCAAATGTCGTTGCTTTTTACGGTGTTGTTCTGGATGGACCAGGTGGATCTGTTGCAACAGTCACCGAGTACATGGCTAATGGTTCGCTTCGACAAGCATTACAAAGACATGAAAA CAGGATATTCGACAGGCGTAGGCGTCTACTAATTGTGATGGATGTTGCATTTGGTATGGAATATTTGCACGGGAGGAACATTGTGCACTTCGACTTGAAGAGTGATAATCTGCTCGTCAATCTAAGAGATCCCCAACGCCCTATATGCAAG GTCGGTGATTTGGGCTTATCAAAGGTTAAATGCCAGACACTGATCTCTGGTGGAGTGCGAGGGACACTTCCCTGGATGGCTCCTGAGCTGTTAAATGGCAGCAGTAACCTTGTTTCTGAAAAG GTTGACGTCTTCTCATTCGGAATCGTGATGTGGGAGCTGCTTACCGGTGAAGAGCCTTACGCCGACCTGCATTACGGCGCCATCATAG GTGGGATCGTGAACAACACCCTGCGGCCTCTGGTGCCCGAGTCGTGCGACCCCCAGTGGAGATCGCTGATGGAGCAGTGCTGGTTGGCCGAGCCGATGGAGCGGCCGAGCTTCACGGAGGTCGTCAAGAGGCTACGGGCCATGGCGACCTCCCCCACCAAGGCGCCGCCGCAGAAGTAG
- the LOC119331651 gene encoding uncharacterized protein LOC119331651 isoform X3 has translation MAMACRGGLAAAGDTGSPGARLAAAGEEEAGAGKVKLLCSYGGRIAPRSGDGALRYVGGQMRLISVPRAASFGDLVRKVEAVDESAAAGPAGGGGMLVKYQLPGEDLDSLVSVSCAEDYDNMLEEYEKLAAAAPDGSAKLRVFLFPASGAEPSASGSGSHLPAAAAVDEAGQRYIDAINCVSADAVRRRESVASGGSSEASEPAGLAEGMSPRAVPPPSVPPEYLYSAGSHTNHATSPFPQSLGFCAVAASAPAMGIPAHNPVLLRPEPQPLQPHQVASYAPPHQPAPVASYAQHQQPAQQVASYAPPLQPQVASSYAPPPPQPQVASYAPPQQLPQVTAYTSQMPQSYIEPQQIQYVNAQQFGLHGVSQSANLMHAHMSQYVPSTLGTNSMATTGAQIGALRPVSAGTERVLENLHFSRPMQTPVDPNCRVLQPLSELPPLPHTTLQASDAQRYGVQTVLTSTASSPVITSSRAFPVVVSSATVPTLRYDDCTMCQKILPHAHSDNMIQEQGNPGAVNYPDASPVFYSIHQENATKQQVPAAIPVSPANCIAEPRAESTAGMAQFDPKLSARHPAVQAAPSQDAGTLVQPTMVTVPVSSIPTSNGVFVGQPPHTLAEDFLMYQRQQQHPYSMQTTQVLANGVSSNPQGIDAFKNSNHPVAEPIGEYAHDVPHDYVRAIDARMQGIQLGPIAPPESIVQGNSAIPHGAVGDGIVEKPPVIIDGSPIYKSQAGGYHMGTSNAFPVPSFILEDNVVRHTEQPPPSRNVGANNVYPEIVQQPSMLLKNNLGLPIEHPVPSERFLLRPAYSGVQSPAGPPAHHPGEMLNGMVSAPYNDPWKAIGNASAVPPTSNMLAKEHVLSGDPYVDGHIPAITSSNAAMLLEEGNLPLIHDPTFKDIYPEPAQISKGYGEEIVKRQLQAVAEGVAASVLQSPFPEKPTEFSGDHKDLPGDVVDPKNEDAPSKQSDKTSQGVPVLDDIDNLQIIKNSDLEELRELGSGTFGTVYHGKWRGSDVAIKRISDRCFVGKPSEEQRMKTDFWNEACKLSSLHHPNVVAFYGVVLDGPGGSVATVTEYMANGSLRQALQRHENRIFDRRRRLLIVMDVAFGMEYLHGRNIVHFDLKSDNLLVNLRDPQRPICKVGDLGLSKVKCQTLISGGVRGTLPWMAPELLNGSSNLVSEKVDVFSFGIVMWELLTGEEPYADLHYGAIIGGIVNNTLRPLVPESCDPQWRSLMEQCWLAEPMERPSFTEVVKRLRAMATSPTKAPPQK, from the exons ATGGCGATGGCGTGCAGGGGCGGCCTGGCGGCGGCGGGGGACACGGGGAGCCCGGGCGCGCGtctggcggcggcgggggaggaggaggcgggggcGGGGAAGGTGAAGCTGCTGTGCAGCTACGGGGGGCGGATCGCGCCGAGGTCGGGGGACGGGGCGCTGCGCTACGTGGGCGGCCAGATGCGCCTCATCTCCGTGCCCCGCGCCGCCTCCTTCGGGGACCTCGTGCGCAAGGTCGAGGCCGTCGAcgagtccgccgccgccggacccgccggCGGCGGGGGGATGCTCGTCAAGTACCAGCTCCCCGGGGAGGACCTGGACTCGCTCGTCTCGGTGTCCTGCGCCGAGGACTACGACAACATGCTGGAGGAGTACGAGAAGCtggccgccgccgcgcccgacGGCTCCGCCAAGCTGCGGGTCTTCCTCTTCCCGGCCTCCGGGGCCGAGCCGTCCGCCTCCGGCTCCGGCTCgcacctccccgccgccgccgccgtcgacgaggCCGGGCAGCGCTACATCGACGCCATCAACTGCGTCTCCGCGGACGCCGTCCGCCGCAGGGAGAGCGTCGCCAGCGGCGGCTCCTCCGAGGCCTCCGAGCCCGCCGGCCTCGCCGAAGGTATGTCGCCGCGGGCCGTGCCGCCCCCTTCCGTCCCGCCTGAATATTTGTATTCGGCCGGGAGCCACACCAACCATGCTACTAGTCCCTTTCCCCAGTCACTAGGATTTTGTGCTGTCGCCGCGTCAGCTCCGGCAATGGGCATTCCGGCACACAACCCCGTGTTGCTTAGGCCGGAGCCACAAccgctgcagcctcatcaggtcGCCTCCTATGCGCCGCCGCATCAACCGGCTCCAGTTGCCTCTTATGCACAGCATCAGCAGCCGGCTCAACAGGTTGCCTCTTACGCGCCGCCACTGCAGCCTCAGGTTGCCTCCTCttatgcgccgccgccgccgcagcctcaAGTTGCTTCTTATGCGCCGCCGCAGCAGCTGCCTCAGGTTACTGCTTATACTTCGCAAATGCCACAATCATACATAGAGCCTCAACAAATCCAGTACGTCAATGCACAGCAATTTGGTCTGCATGGTGTATCTCAATCCGCTAATCTGATGCATGCGCACATGAGCCAGTATGTGCCCAGTACTCTGGGAACAAACTCCATGGCGACCACGGGTGCCCAAATTGGTGCTTTGAGGCCTGTTTCTGCAGGTACAGAACGTGTTCTGGAGAATCTTCATTTCTCACGGCCAATGCAAACTCCAGTTGATCCGAATTGCAGGGTGCTGCAGCCACTTTCAGAGCTTCCTCCTCTGCCTCATACGACTTTGCAGGCAAGTGATGCTCAGAGGTATGGCGTCCAGACGGTACTCACAAGCACAGCAAGCTCACCAGTGATAACGAGCTCAAGGGCATTCCCagtggtggtgagctcggctaccgTGCCAACACTGAGGTACGATGATTGCACGATGTGCCAGAAAATACTGCCGCATGCCCATTCGGATAACATGATACAGGAACAGGGAAATCCTGGCGCAGTGAATTATCCTGATGCTAGTCCAGTGTTTTACAGCATCCATcaagagaatgcaaccaaacaacaGGTTCCAGCTGCAATTCCAGTATCACCTGCTAATTGCATAGCAGAACCAAGAGCCGAGAGCACAGCAGGGATGGCCCAGTTTGATCCAAAACTTTCTGCTAGACATCCTGCAGTTCAAGCAGCACCATCTCAAGATGCAGGAACGTTGGTTCAACCAACCATGGTTACTGTACCTGTTTCCAGTATACCTACTTCAAATGGAGTTTTTGTAGGGCAGCCTCCACACACGCTTGCTGAAGATTTTCTCATGTATCAACGTCAGCAGCAACACCCTTACAGTATGCAAACAACTCAAGTCCTGGCAAATGGAGTCAGTAGCAATCCACAAGGGATTGATGCATTTAAGAATTCAAATCATCCAGTAGCAGAACCAATTGGAGAATATGCCCATGATGTTCCTCATGATTATGTCAGAGCTATCGATGCTCGGATGCAAGGAATTCAGTTAGGTCCTATTGCTCCTCCAGAATCTATTGTGCAAGGGAACTCGGCTATTCCCCATGGTGCTGTTGGCGATGGGATAGTTGAGAAGCCACCTGTTATTATTGATGGCAGTCCCATATACAAATCTCAAGCTGGAGGTTATCACATGGGCACTAGCAATGCTTTTCCTGTTCCTTCTTTTATCCTAGAGGACAATGTTGTGAGACATACTGAACAGCCACCTCCCTCTCGAAATGTTGGTGCCAACAATGTCTATCCTGAGATTGTCCAGCAGCCAAGTATGTTACTCAAGAACAACCTTGGTTTGCCCATTGAACATCCTGTTCCGAGCGAAAGATTTCTTTTGAGGCCTGCTTACTCTGGTGTTCAGTCTCCTGCTGGACCTCCTGCACATCATCCCGGGGAAATGCTGAATGGCATGGTTTCCGCTCCCTATAAT GATCCTTGGAAAGCAATTGGAAATGCTTCGGCAGTACCTCCAACATCAAACATGTTGGCTAAGGAACATGTTCTTTCTGGAGATCCATATGTGGATGGCCATATTCCTGCAATTACAAGTTCGAATGCTGCTATGCTATTAGAAGAAGGCAATCTTCCACTCATTCATGACCCTACTTTCAAGGATATATACCCAGAACCTGCTCAAATAAGCAAAG GATATGGAGAAGAAATTGTCAAACGGCAATTACAAGCTGTCGCGGAAGGTGTGGCAGCATCTGTTCTGCAGTCACCATTTCCTGAAAAACCAACTGAATTTTCTGGGGATCACAAAGATTTGCCTGGAGATGTAGTTGATCCAAAAAATGAG GATGCGCCGAGCAAACAGTCAGACAAAACAAGCCAAGGAGTTCCAGTTCTAGATGACATCGATAACCTTCAG ATAATAAAGAACAGTGATCTTGAAGAATTGCGTGAACTAGGTTCTGGAACCTTTGGTACTGTTTACCATGGAAAATGGAGAGGTTCTGATGTCGCTATAAAAAGGATAAGCGATCGATGTTTTGTTGGGAAACCTTCTGAGGAACAGCGCATG AAAACCGATTTCTGGAATGAAGCTTGCAAGCTTTCATCGTTGCACCATCCAAATGTCGTTGCTTTTTACGGTGTTGTTCTGGATGGACCAGGTGGATCTGTTGCAACAGTCACCGAGTACATGGCTAATGGTTCGCTTCGACAAGCATTACAAAGACATGAAAA CAGGATATTCGACAGGCGTAGGCGTCTACTAATTGTGATGGATGTTGCATTTGGTATGGAATATTTGCACGGGAGGAACATTGTGCACTTCGACTTGAAGAGTGATAATCTGCTCGTCAATCTAAGAGATCCCCAACGCCCTATATGCAAG GTCGGTGATTTGGGCTTATCAAAGGTTAAATGCCAGACACTGATCTCTGGTGGAGTGCGAGGGACACTTCCCTGGATGGCTCCTGAGCTGTTAAATGGCAGCAGTAACCTTGTTTCTGAAAAG GTTGACGTCTTCTCATTCGGAATCGTGATGTGGGAGCTGCTTACCGGTGAAGAGCCTTACGCCGACCTGCATTACGGCGCCATCATAG GTGGGATCGTGAACAACACCCTGCGGCCTCTGGTGCCCGAGTCGTGCGACCCCCAGTGGAGATCGCTGATGGAGCAGTGCTGGTTGGCCGAGCCGATGGAGCGGCCGAGCTTCACGGAGGTCGTCAAGAGGCTACGGGCCATGGCGACCTCCCCCACCAAGGCGCCGCCGCAGAAGTAG